A single window of Mugil cephalus isolate CIBA_MC_2020 chromosome 1, CIBA_Mcephalus_1.1, whole genome shotgun sequence DNA harbors:
- the LOC125013827 gene encoding sterile alpha motif domain-containing protein 9-like: MDECQRILGGPPFEKRMEPFTVLIKKSGPVPERVCMIHPEIAKSAVELLADLNISRSDTMRQFLDQCEAKPHMVKLIKNLLTRRKKGEHGKDKFSRLIIDIYENQDFHQALSVLEMASDTFRKNPIFPQTTARLYYLEVRDYNSAEEWAQEAITRAQNNSYVADTLGQIHKNNLLRKAKKQRDVEEIAKKGYSAFKHVERKAEREEGPEKKDTLGVVSTPDSFNNRGLFGFIQVAKIVFEKLGKTRAAASYPNLQKEVKDKFDFFEWYLTYSKPDMKTFEPDYFWRDVAVCYKHYTGKTAAESTSFPGLLNCLDHGLFSSKGSRARFEETENDLQRIRDELKTTYKKNVNDVKVAERYILSNITLSNKEPDSASLSPVKELQKVIRKFLCEVECRSPEFYLLVLLLFWPEEPDEVKQEEDVEVKQEPELEATEEDGSQDKTWEDVNTDEDQDTGGEADNDPDPDPQAMVTLMKEEFERAKYAKYLRGRYLLPLFFLGKGSGLSRWIHKSKLDVVVERMVLDKLKAQTDKRNKKMRMFHDVWIKGEVWHHPRIRAMLLPVQVEPCNSSTTSQRHEEVFVCVGEKKIKAKVEEKVYGPPLSTMLYYLGFTIQGPVVFRVGAPHSEQ, from the coding sequence ATGGATGAGTGTCAGCGCATCCTTGGAGGCCCCCCCTTTGAAAAAAGAATGGAGCCTTTTACTGTCTTGATCAAAAAGTCCGGTCCAGTCCCTGAAAGAGTTTGTATGATTCACCCAGAGATCGCAAAGAGCGCTGTGGAGCTACTGGCTGACTTGAATATTTCCAGGAGTGATACAATGCGCCAGTTCTTGGACCAATGTGAGGCCAAACCCCATATGGTCAAATTGATCAAAAATTTGTTAACaaggagaaaaaagggagaGCATGGTAAAGACAAGTTCTCCAGGTTGATCATTGATATATATGAGAATCAGGACTTTCATCAGGCTCTTTCTGTCTTGGAAATGGCATCAGATACATTCAGAAAGAACCCAATTTTTCCACAAACCACTGCTCGTCTATATTATCTAGAGGTACGTGACTATAACAGTGCTGAAGAATGGGCACAGGAAGCTATCACAAGAGCTCAAAACAACTCATATGTGGCTGACACTCTTGGACAAATTCATAAAAACAATTTATTGAGGAAAGCCAAAAAACAgagggatgtggaggaaataGCAAAAAAGGGGTATTCAGCATTTAAACATGTAGAGAGGAAAGCTGAGAGGGAAGAGGGCCCAGAGAAGAAGGACACACTTGGTGTTGTAAGCACTCCAGACTCCTTCAACAACAGAGGCCTTTTTGGCTTCATTCAAGTGGCAAAGATAGTCTTTGAAAAACTTGGTAAAACACGTGCTGCAGCTTCTTATCCAAACTTACAAAAGGAAGTAAAAGACAAGTTTGACTTCTTTGAATGGTACCTGACCTACTCCAAGCCTGATATGAAAACCTTCGAGCCAGATTACTTCTGGAGGGACGTTGCAGTCTGTTATAAACATTACACTGGCAAAACAGCAGCTGAATCCACCAGCTTCCCAGGTCTTCTCAACTGTCTGGATCATGGCCTTTTCTCCTCAAAGGGAAGCCGTGCTCGATTTGAGGAGACTGAGAACGATTTACAGCGAATCCGGGACGAGTTAAAAACTACGTATaagaaaaatgttaatgatGTCAAAGTGGCAGAGAGGTACATCCTCTCCAACATCACCTTGAGCAACAAGGAGCCTGATTCTGCTTCACTCAGTCCGGTCAAAGAACTCCAAAAAGTAATTCGCAAATTCCTGTGTGAGGTGGAGTGTAGAAGCCCTGAATTTTACCTTttggttctgttgttgttttggcctgAAGAACCTGATGAGGTCAAGCAAGAAGAGGATGTTGAGGTCAAGCAAGAACCTGAACTAGAGGCCACAGAGGAGGACGGATCACAAGACAAAACCTGGGAGGATGTGAACACTGATGAGGACCAAGACACAGGAGGAGAGGCTGACaatgaccctgaccctgacccacAAGCTATGGTGACACTCATGAAGGAAGAATTTGAGAGAGCCAAGTATGCCAAGTACCTTCGGGGCCGTTACCTGTTGCCTCTGTTTTTTCTGGGAAAAGGCTCCGGACTGAGCAGATGGATTCACAAATCGAAGCTGGATGTGGTGGTGGAAAGAATGGTTTTGGACAAGTTAAAAGctcaaacagacaaaagaaacaagaaaatgagGATGTTTCATGATGTGTGGATCAAAGGGGAAGTGTGGCATCACCCACGAATCAGAGCAATGCTTCTTCCAGTCCAGGTGGAACCATGCAACTCTTCTACAACATCACAGAGGCATGaggaagtgtttgtttgtgtaggagagaagaaaataaaggcCAAAGTGGAGGAGAAAGTATATGGACCACCACTGAGCACCATGCTTTACTATCTTGGCTTCACCATTCAGGGTCCTGTGGTCTTCAGAGTGGGGGCTCCTCACAGTGAACAATAA